The Glycine soja cultivar W05 chromosome 6, ASM419377v2, whole genome shotgun sequence genome has a window encoding:
- the LOC114417239 gene encoding putative cell wall protein, with amino-acid sequence MAFKVSFFLALVLVSNILLLDTTAAGRSIGENSNTEEKKEPEFLFKHEGGVYIPGIGPVGFPHKFHLTPQNPLPGGNGNGGAGTATGSGSPPGSSYVPGGDDTFVPNPGYEVPIPGSGGSVPAPAAP; translated from the coding sequence ATGGCTTTCAAAGTTTCGTTTTTCCTTGCACTTGTTCTAGTTTCCAATATCCTCCTCCTTGATACAACAGCTGCTGGACGCAGCATTGGCGAAAACTCCAACacagaggaaaagaaagagccTGAGTTCTTGTTCAAGCATGAAGGTGGGGTGTATATTCCAGGGATTGGACCTGTTGGATTTCCACATAAATTTCATCTCACACCTCAAAATCCATTACCTGGTGGCAATGGAAATGGAGGAGCAGGAACCGCAACAGGATCAGGATCACCACCAGGTAGCAGTTATGTTCCTGGTGGTGATGACACTTTTGTCCCAAACCCTGGTTATGAGGTTCCCATTCCCGGCAGTGGTGGAAGTGTTCCAGCACCAGCTGCACCATGA
- the LOC114417240 gene encoding indole-3-acetic acid-amido synthetase GH3.10-like, producing MPQHQPTLMEPVLSYNNGNGNNSDYDVMNWFEDLSQNAGFVQTQLLCQILEQNYGVEYLKKWLGSYNILEMDACALESLFSSVVPLASHADFEPFMQRIADGDTTPLLTQQPITTLSLSSGTTEGRQKFVPFTRHSAQTTLQIFTLAAAYRSRVYPIREGGRVLEFIYSSNRFKTKGGLTVGTATTHYYASEEFKIKQHKTKSFTCSPQEVISGGDYKQSTYCHLLLGLYFSDQVEFITSAFIYSMVQAFTTFEELWREICNDIRDGTLSSRIKSSKMRKAALDIISPSPNLASKLEDSCKELEGVDWFGLIPKLWPNAKYVYSIMTGSMQPYLKKLRHYANGLPLVSAEYGSTESWIGVNVDPSLPPEDVTFAVVPTFSYFEFIPLHRHEKKLSSGGDDFMEDKPIPLSQIKVGQEYEVVLTTFTGLYRCRLGDVVEVASFHNGIPKLNFVCRRKLILTVNIDKNTEKDLQLVVERGSHILNKASRAELIDFTSYADVSNQPGHYVIYWEIKGEVEDNVLGACCNEMDKSFADHGYVVSRKTNSIGPLELCVLESGTFKKILDNFIANGAALSQFKTPRCTNNHVILKILNTCTTKKFRSTAYNNCSNEQ from the exons ATGCCGCAGCACCAACCAACTCTAATGGAACCTGTTCTCAGCTACAACAATGGCAATGGCAACAACAGTGACTATGATGTCATGAACTGGTTTGAGGATTTATCTCAAAACGCTGGTTTTGTTCAGACTCAGTTGCTGTGCCAGATTCTGGAGCAGAACTATGGGGTGGAATATCTCAAGAAATGGTTGGGGAGCTACAACATCCTTGAGATGGATGCATGTGCATTGGAATCACTTTTCTCTTCTGTGGTTCCCCTTGCTTCACATGCTGATTTTGAACCATTTATGCAACGGATTGCAGATGGGGACACAACTCCTTTACTTACTCAACAACCCATAACCACTCTTTCCTTAAG TTCTGGAACCACAGAGGGGAGGCAGAAGTTCGTACCATTTACCCGCCATAGTGCACAAACCACGCTTCAAATATTCACCTTAGCTGCAGCATATAGATCAAG GGTTTATCCAATAAGGGAAGGTGGAAGGGTTCTTGAATTCATATACAGCAGCAACAGGTTCAAAACAAAAGGAGGTTTAACAGTAGGAACCGCTACAACACACTACTATGCTAGTGAAGAATTCAAAATCAAGCAGCACAAGACCAAGTCATTCACTTGTAGCCCTCAAGAAGTGATTTCTGGTGGAGACTACAAGCAATCCACATATTGTCACCTTCTTCTTGGCCTATACTTCTCTGACCAAGTTGAGTTTATAACCTCAGCTTTTATCTACAGCATGGTGCAAGCTTTCACCACTTTTGAGGAACTTTGGAGAGAAATTTGCAATGACATAAGAGATGGAACTCTTAGCTCAAGAATCAAGTCATCCAAAATGAGAAAGGCTGCTTTGGATATCATCTCTCCAAGCCCAAATTTGGCCTCAAAGTTAGAAGATTCTTGCAAGGAGCTAGAAGGGGTGGATTGGTTTGGTTTGATTCCAAAACTTTGGCCAAATGCAAAGTATGTTTATTCCATAATGACAGGGTCCATGCAACCATATTTGAAAAAACTTAGGCACTATGCAAATGGGTTGCCTTTGGTTAGTGCTGAATATGGCTCAACTGAGAGCTGGATAGGGGTTAATGTTGACCCTAGTTTGCCACCAGAAGATGTAACATTTGCTGTGGTTCCCACTTTCTCTTACTTTGAGTTCATTCCACTTCACAggcatgaaaaaaaattgagttcagGAGGTGATGATTTCATGGAAGATAAGCCAATTCCACTGTCTCAGATCAAAGTTGGACAAGAATATGAAGTAGTCCTCACAACTTTCACGG GACTGTACAGGTGCAGGTTAGGGGATGTGGTGGAAGTAGCCAGCTTCCACAATGGGATCCCAAAGTTGAACTTTGTGTGCAGAAGAAAGTTAATTCTGACAGTAAATATAGACAAGAACACAGAAAAGGACCTTCAGCTAGTGGTAGAGAGAGGGTCTCATATTCTGAACAAGGCAAGTAGAGCTGAGCTAATTGATTTCACAAGCTATGCAGATGTCTCAAACCAACCGGGTCACTACGTAATTTACTGGGAGATCAAAGGAGAAGTTGAGGACAATGTTCTTGGTGCATGCTGCAACGAAATGGACAAGTCTTTTGCGGATCATGGCTATGTTGTGTCAAGGAAAACCAACTCGATAGGACCCTTGGAGCTTTGCGTTTTGGAGAGTGGGACTTTCAAGAAGATCTTGGACAACTTCATTGCTAATGGGGCAGCACTTAGCCAATTCAAGACACCCAGGTGCACCAATAATCATGTCATCCTCAAAATTCTTAACACGTGCACCACCAAAAAGTTTCGGAGCACTGCTTACAACAACTGTTCAAATGAACAATGA